One bacterium genomic window carries:
- a CDS encoding MBL fold metallo-hydrolase has translation MKIKILADSYAVSRRFSTGWGVAFLIGEELLFDTGERGEILFHNMEQMGVSATDLKTVVISHDHWDHTGGLWALLEQNPQIKVYACPNFSSEFKEKVGFAGAELIEASRFTQIAEDIYTTGEIAGTYNDKYMAEQALIVKSQRGLTILTGCAHPGIIKILEKVKENLAEDIYLVMGGFHLIEADERVVDLIIDRFCQLEIASVAPTHCSGEETKALFKKEYQNDFIPVKTGMAIEV, from the coding sequence ATGAAGATTAAGATATTGGCGGATAGCTATGCAGTAAGCAGAAGGTTTTCTACAGGTTGGGGTGTAGCCTTTTTAATTGGGGAGGAGCTGTTATTTGATACTGGAGAGCGGGGAGAGATATTGTTTCATAATATGGAGCAGATGGGTGTCTCAGCCACAGATTTAAAAACGGTGGTTATCTCCCATGACCACTGGGACCATACCGGAGGACTGTGGGCGCTGTTAGAGCAGAATCCTCAGATTAAAGTTTATGCCTGTCCTAATTTTAGCTCGGAATTCAAGGAGAAGGTCGGCTTCGCTGGAGCAGAGCTGATTGAAGCCAGCCGCTTTACTCAGATAGCCGAAGATATTTACACCACCGGTGAGATTGCCGGGACATACAATGACAAGTATATGGCTGAGCAGGCATTAATAGTTAAATCCCAGAGAGGACTGACAATCCTTACTGGCTGTGCCCATCCAGGGATAATTAAGATTCTGGAGAAGGTGAAAGAAAATCTGGCGGAAGACATCTATTTAGTTATGGGTGGATTCCATCTAATAGAAGCAGATGAACGGGTTGTTGACTTAATTATAGATAGGTTTTGCCAGTTAGAGATAGCCTCAGTTGCTCCTACCCATTGCAGCGGTGAAGAAACAAAGGCGTTATTTAAAAAAGAGTATCAGAATGACTTTATACCTGTAAAAACAGGAATGGCCATAGAGGTTTGA
- a CDS encoding zinc ribbon domain-containing protein, whose protein sequence is MPIYEYRCQKCGEKFELLQGINETPVCNSCGSKELSRIFSSAAVMGGSSQTEASGSCCGLTNPCSEPKRCCGA, encoded by the coding sequence ATGCCTATATATGAATATAGATGCCAGAAATGTGGTGAGAAGTTTGAGCTTCTGCAAGGGATAAATGAAACTCCTGTATGCAATAGTTGTGGAAGTAAAGAGTTGTCCAGGATCTTCTCCTCAGCAGCAGTGATGGGTGGAAGTAGCCAGACAGAGGCTTCAGGCAGTTGTTGTGGATTAACCAATCCCTGTAGTGAGCCCAAAAGATGCTGTGGGGCTTAA
- a CDS encoding ribbon-helix-helix domain-containing protein: protein MTTLTIQIPDDLLVRVDEYCETHHKPSRDEAVKEILDDVLTLPPYFDNWDWEKAEAEADEDIKAGRLTGPFDNPEDLIKSLRS, encoded by the coding sequence ATGACTACCCTAACAATTCAGATACCAGATGATTTATTAGTCCGTGTAGATGAGTATTGCGAAACTCATCATAAGCCTTCAAGAGACGAAGCCGTAAAAGAGATTTTAGATGATGTTCTTACCCTTCCACCATACTTCGATAACTGGGATTGGGAGAAGGCAGAAGCCGAAGCGGATGAGGATATTAAAGCTGGACGGCTAACAGGTCCCTTTGATAATCCTGAAGATTTAATTAAATCTCTTAGGAGTTAA
- a CDS encoding ATP-binding protein — protein sequence MIIAVASGKGGTGKTTIAVNLALSLDCVQLLDCDVEEPNAHIFLKPEIRETQTVNIPVPRVDESKCNYCSKCAKVCAYNAIAVIKQKVLIFPEMCHGCGGCTLLCPQEAISEVNKEIGVVELGQSNGVQFVHGRLNIGQAMSPPLIRAVKRNINPTRLCIIDAPPGTSCPVIEAVKETDFCLLVTEPTPFGLCDLELAVEAIRLLKIPFGVVINRADIGDEGVREYCLRENIPILMEIPMDRRIAEAYSIGVPMVKSLPEWKERFRELYSSISGVSEDVMGVNSII from the coding sequence ATGATTATTGCCGTTGCCAGTGGTAAAGGAGGGACAGGTAAGACCACTATTGCCGTAAATTTAGCCCTGTCGCTTGATTGTGTTCAGTTGTTAGACTGCGATGTGGAAGAACCTAATGCCCATATCTTTCTAAAGCCTGAGATTAGAGAAACTCAAACAGTAAACATTCCCGTGCCCAGGGTGGATGAAAGTAAATGCAACTATTGCAGCAAGTGTGCTAAGGTTTGTGCCTATAATGCCATTGCGGTAATCAAGCAGAAGGTGCTAATCTTTCCTGAGATGTGCCATGGCTGTGGGGGCTGCACCTTGCTCTGCCCACAGGAGGCTATTAGCGAAGTTAATAAGGAGATTGGGGTGGTAGAGCTTGGGCAAAGCAATGGGGTGCAATTTGTCCATGGTAGGTTGAACATTGGTCAAGCTATGTCCCCGCCCCTTATCCGGGCGGTTAAAAGGAATATCAATCCTACCCGACTCTGTATTATTGATGCCCCGCCAGGCACCTCCTGCCCGGTAATCGAGGCGGTCAAAGAAACGGATTTCTGCCTGCTGGTGACTGAGCCGACCCCATTTGGTTTGTGTGACCTGGAACTGGCGGTTGAAGCGATTCGGCTCCTGAAAATTCCCTTTGGGGTGGTTATCAACCGGGCAGATATTGGGGATGAGGGAGTAAGAGAATACTGCTTGCGAGAAAATATCCCTATTTTGATGGAGATTCCAATGGATAGAAGGATTGCTGAGGCTTATTCCATTGGGGTGCCTATGGTGAAAAGCCTGCCTGAATGGAAAGAGAGATTCAGAGAA